Proteins encoded together in one Streptomyces umbrinus window:
- a CDS encoding ABC transporter permease gives MTQPVSPPRDEIPKLSPQVEPSPWRAVVARADVRTLSLLGVLAALILIGGITKPDEFLDTRNLQLVLTQASVIGVVTVGMTFVIISGGIDLSVGAIVALASVWATTVATQDYGFAGIFFTAVIVGVGCGLVNGVLIAYGTMVPFIATLAMLASARGLALQITDGNTQVVTVDGILDLGERDSYVLGVPPLVMVFAVVTIIGWLVLNRTTFGRRTVAVGGNAEAARLAGIDVRRQRLYLYLLSGLCCGIAAFLLIILSGSGQNTNGNLYELDAIAAAIIGGTLLTGGRGTIVGSVLGVLIFTTITNIFALNNLQSDVQQIAKGAIIVAAVLVQRRTASTT, from the coding sequence ATGACGCAGCCCGTGTCCCCGCCCCGGGACGAAATCCCGAAGCTGTCACCACAGGTGGAACCCAGTCCGTGGCGGGCGGTCGTGGCCCGTGCCGACGTCCGCACGCTCTCGCTGCTCGGTGTGCTCGCCGCCCTGATCCTCATCGGAGGCATCACCAAGCCCGACGAGTTCCTCGACACCCGCAACCTCCAACTCGTCCTCACCCAGGCCTCGGTGATCGGTGTCGTCACGGTCGGCATGACCTTCGTCATCATCTCCGGCGGCATCGACCTGTCCGTCGGCGCGATCGTCGCACTCGCCTCGGTGTGGGCGACGACCGTCGCCACCCAGGACTACGGCTTCGCCGGCATCTTCTTCACGGCGGTGATCGTCGGCGTCGGCTGCGGCCTCGTCAACGGGGTGCTGATCGCGTACGGAACCATGGTGCCGTTCATCGCGACACTGGCCATGCTCGCGTCGGCCCGCGGCCTCGCCCTCCAGATAACCGACGGCAACACCCAGGTCGTCACCGTCGACGGCATCCTCGACCTCGGTGAGCGCGACTCCTACGTCCTCGGCGTCCCGCCGCTCGTCATGGTGTTCGCGGTCGTGACGATCATCGGCTGGCTCGTGCTCAACCGCACCACCTTCGGCCGGCGCACGGTCGCCGTCGGCGGCAACGCGGAGGCGGCCCGGCTCGCCGGCATCGACGTACGCCGCCAGCGCCTCTACCTCTACCTGCTGTCCGGACTGTGCTGCGGCATCGCGGCCTTCCTGCTGATCATCCTGTCCGGCTCGGGCCAGAACACCAACGGCAACCTCTACGAACTCGACGCCATCGCCGCCGCGATCATCGGCGGCACCCTGCTCACCGGGGGACGTGGCACCATCGTCGGCTCGGTGCTCGGAGTCCTGATCTTCACCACGATCACCAACATTTTCGCCCTGAACAACCTGCAGAGCGACGTCCAGCAGATCGCCAAGGGCGCGATCATCGTCGCCGCCGTGCTCGTCCAGCGCCGTACCGCCAGCACGACCTGA
- a CDS encoding 2-dehydropantoate 2-reductase produces MKVAVLGAGAIGAYVGAALHRAGADVHLIARGPHLAAMRQHGVRVLSPRGDFTARTHATDDPAEVGPVDFVLLGLKANSYAACGPLIEPLLNDTTAVIAAQNGIPWWYFHRHGGPHDGHRVESVDPGGAVSAVIAPERAIGCVVYAATELEGPGVVRHLEGTRFSIGEPDRSVSVRCAAFSEAMIAGGLKCPVEPDLRNDIWLKLLGNISFNPISALARATMRQMCLHGGTRRVIEIMMTETLAVAEALGCEVGVSIERRLAGAERVGDHRTSTLQDLERGKPLELDVLLAAVVELAEITDVPVPTLRTVHAISDLLALRTAA; encoded by the coding sequence GTGAAAGTGGCAGTTCTCGGCGCCGGTGCTATCGGCGCCTACGTCGGTGCCGCGCTGCATCGCGCGGGTGCCGATGTGCACCTCATCGCCCGTGGACCGCATCTTGCGGCCATGAGGCAGCACGGAGTGCGAGTGCTCAGCCCGCGCGGCGACTTCACCGCGCGGACGCACGCCACCGACGACCCGGCCGAGGTCGGCCCGGTCGACTTCGTCCTCCTGGGCCTGAAGGCCAACTCGTACGCGGCGTGCGGGCCGCTCATCGAGCCTCTCCTGAACGACACGACAGCGGTGATCGCCGCTCAGAACGGCATCCCCTGGTGGTACTTCCACCGGCACGGCGGCCCGCACGACGGTCACCGTGTCGAGAGCGTGGACCCGGGCGGCGCGGTCAGTGCGGTGATCGCGCCCGAACGGGCCATCGGCTGCGTCGTCTACGCGGCGACCGAGCTGGAAGGACCGGGAGTCGTCCGCCACTTGGAAGGCACCCGGTTCTCCATCGGGGAGCCCGACCGCTCGGTCTCGGTGCGCTGTGCGGCGTTCAGCGAGGCCATGATCGCGGGCGGACTCAAGTGCCCCGTCGAGCCGGACCTGCGCAACGACATCTGGCTCAAGCTGCTCGGCAACATCTCCTTCAACCCCATCAGCGCCCTGGCCCGCGCGACCATGCGGCAGATGTGCCTGCACGGCGGTACGCGCCGGGTCATCGAGATCATGATGACCGAGACGCTCGCGGTCGCCGAGGCGCTGGGCTGCGAGGTGGGCGTCTCCATCGAACGGCGGCTGGCCGGCGCGGAACGCGTCGGCGACCACCGCACCTCCACGCTCCAGGACCTGGAGCGCGGCAAACCGCTCGAACTCGACGTGCTGCTGGCCGCCGTCGTCGAACTCGCGGAGATCACCGACGTCCCGGTGCCCACCCTCCGCACCGTCCACGCCATCTCGGACCTGCTCGCCCTGAGGACAGCCGCATGA
- a CDS encoding ROK family transcriptional regulator → MTARPGNAHQARLLRLLRDGGPNSRAQLGDQVDLSRSKLAVEVERLLETGLVVADGLAASRGGRRSHNIRLAPALRFLGVDIGATSVDVAVTNAELEVLGHINQPMDVREGPVAVFEQVLSMAAKLRASGLAEGFDGAGIGVPGPVRFPEGVPVAPPIMPGWDGFPVREALSQDLGCPVMVDNDVNLMAMGEQHAGVARSVGDFLCVKIGTGIGCGIVVGGEVYRGTTGSAGDIGHIQAVPDGRPCACGNRGCLEAHFSGAALARDATEAAQQGLSQELAARLEAAGALSAVDVAAAAAAGDATALDLIREGGNRTGQVIAGLVSFFNPGLVVIGGGVTGLGHTLLAAIRTQVYRQSLPLATGNLPIVLGELGPTAGVIGAARLISDHLFSPA, encoded by the coding sequence ATGACGGCGCGACCCGGAAACGCCCACCAGGCGCGGCTGCTCAGGCTGTTGCGTGACGGGGGTCCCAACTCGCGGGCCCAGCTGGGCGATCAGGTGGACCTCTCGCGGTCCAAGCTGGCCGTCGAGGTCGAACGGCTGCTGGAAACGGGCCTTGTCGTGGCCGACGGACTCGCCGCCTCGCGCGGTGGCCGCCGCTCCCACAACATCCGGCTCGCTCCCGCGCTGCGCTTCCTCGGGGTCGACATCGGCGCCACCTCGGTCGATGTGGCCGTCACCAACGCGGAGCTGGAGGTGCTGGGGCACATCAACCAGCCCATGGACGTACGCGAGGGCCCGGTCGCGGTCTTCGAGCAAGTCCTGTCCATGGCAGCGAAGTTGAGGGCCTCGGGGCTCGCGGAGGGGTTCGACGGCGCCGGCATCGGCGTCCCCGGCCCGGTCCGTTTCCCCGAGGGAGTCCCGGTCGCCCCGCCGATCATGCCGGGCTGGGACGGGTTCCCGGTCCGCGAGGCACTGAGTCAGGACCTCGGCTGCCCCGTCATGGTCGACAACGACGTGAACCTGATGGCGATGGGGGAGCAGCACGCGGGCGTGGCCCGTTCCGTGGGCGACTTCCTCTGCGTCAAGATCGGTACCGGTATCGGCTGCGGGATCGTCGTCGGCGGTGAGGTCTACCGCGGTACGACGGGCAGCGCGGGCGACATCGGCCACATCCAGGCTGTGCCGGACGGCCGCCCGTGCGCCTGCGGCAACCGGGGCTGCCTGGAGGCCCACTTCAGTGGCGCCGCGCTCGCCCGCGACGCCACGGAGGCCGCCCAGCAGGGGCTTTCCCAGGAACTGGCGGCACGACTGGAGGCGGCGGGCGCCCTGAGCGCCGTCGACGTCGCCGCCGCGGCCGCCGCGGGTGACGCCACCGCGCTCGATCTGATCCGCGAGGGCGGCAACCGCACCGGCCAGGTCATCGCCGGACTCGTCAGCTTCTTCAATCCGGGCCTGGTGGTGATCGGCGGCGGTGTGACCGGACTCGGCCACACCCTGCTCGCCGCGATCCGCACCCAGGTCTACCGCCAGTCGCTGCCTCTGGCGACCGGCAACCTCCCGATCGTCCTGGGGGAGTTGGGCCCCACCGCCGGAGTCATCGGCGCGGCCCGGCTCATCAGCGATCACCTCTTCTCACCCGCGTAA
- a CDS encoding NAD(P)H-binding protein: protein MILVTGATGNVGAGVVRAVAAAGEPVRAMSRSGEGAGLPQGAEGVAGDLNRPETVREALDGVRALFLMPGYEGQRAVLADARAAGVERVVMLSGKSAAVDDGNAVTRYMRASEDGVRESGLAWTFLRPVSFMSNAVSLADQIRKGDEVRVPFPGVRTADIDPYDIAEVAARALLSPEHAGRVYTLTGPQSLLPADRIAVLGEVLGRELRTVGLTDEEAREALGAAFPAPYAEAFLRFFADGILDESQVLPTVEEVTGRPPRTFRQWATEHANAF from the coding sequence ATGATCCTGGTGACGGGTGCGACGGGGAACGTGGGCGCCGGAGTGGTGCGCGCCGTGGCCGCCGCGGGTGAGCCGGTGCGGGCGATGAGCCGTTCGGGCGAGGGGGCCGGGCTGCCGCAGGGCGCCGAGGGGGTGGCCGGCGACCTGAACCGCCCGGAGACCGTACGGGAGGCGCTCGACGGGGTGCGGGCCCTGTTCCTGATGCCCGGGTACGAGGGCCAGCGGGCCGTCCTCGCCGACGCGCGGGCGGCCGGTGTCGAGCGGGTCGTGATGCTCTCCGGCAAGTCGGCGGCGGTCGACGACGGAAACGCGGTGACCCGCTATATGCGGGCGTCGGAGGACGGGGTGCGCGAGTCCGGGCTCGCCTGGACCTTCCTGCGGCCCGTGAGCTTCATGTCCAACGCGGTGTCGCTCGCGGACCAGATACGCAAGGGCGACGAGGTGCGCGTGCCGTTCCCCGGTGTCCGTACGGCGGACATCGATCCGTACGACATAGCCGAGGTCGCGGCCCGGGCCCTCCTCTCGCCCGAACACGCGGGCCGTGTCTACACCCTGACGGGCCCTCAGTCACTGCTGCCCGCCGACAGGATCGCCGTCCTCGGTGAGGTGCTGGGCCGCGAGCTGCGTACCGTCGGCCTCACGGACGAGGAGGCCCGAGAGGCGCTGGGGGCCGCCTTCCCGGCGCCGTACGCCGAGGCGTTCCTCCGCTTCTTCGCCGACGGGATCCTGGACGAGTCCCAGGTCCTGCCCACGGTCGAGGAGGTCACGGGCCGCCCGCCACGCACGTTCCGCCAGTGGGCGACGGAACACGCGAACGCGTTCTGA
- a CDS encoding MFS transporter small subunit: MSPSDSSPSEGSPPDRRPLIAFAWLWVGAPLAYGLYELVQKATQLFTG, from the coding sequence ATGTCACCGAGCGACAGCAGTCCGTCTGAGGGCAGCCCGCCCGACCGCCGTCCACTGATCGCCTTCGCCTGGCTCTGGGTGGGGGCGCCGCTGGCCTATGGTCTGTACGAGCTGGTGCAGAAGGCCACCCAATTGTTCACAGGGTAG
- a CDS encoding molybdopterin oxidoreductase family protein, whose protein sequence is MRKRDRTPKTYNRLEYPLVRDSRDEPLRRASWDEALDRATRGLGAARDAFGLFSCARATNEMNYVAQKFARVVMGTNNVDSCNRTCHAPSVAGLSAAFGSGGGTSSYAEVEHSDLIVMWGSNARFAHPIFFHHVLKGIRNGARMYAVDPRRTSTAEWAESWLGLNVGTDIPMAHAIGREIIRAGLANDAFIERATTGFEEYKQLVEPWTLSLAEKVTGVPAAAIRELAHAYARAERAQLCWTLGITEHHNGTDNVRALINLSLLTGHVGRFGSGLQPLRGQNNVQGGGDMGAIPNRLPGFQDILDPDTRLKFESAWDTVIQPHYGMNLTEMFEAMEEGTLKAVYCIGENPAQSEADSEQAVRRMRALDFLVVQDIFLTKTAELADVVLPATAGWAETEGTTTNSERRVQRVRRAVVPPGEAREDIDILCDLASRMGHEWKYADSEAVWNELRSVSPDHFGMTYERLEEHQGIQWPCPETDRIEPTYLHGRLWASDPAERGRLAPFGLVQHDPPVDLTDEEYPIRLTTGRRLDSYNTGVQSGGFASPLRRGEYVELCPEDAERYGVVVGEEVQISSRRGAVVAPVWVDTALRPGLAFMTMHFPDEVDTNQLTIEANCPIAGTAEFKASAIRIEKLPVAIQVR, encoded by the coding sequence ATGAGGAAGCGCGACCGAACTCCCAAAACGTACAACCGACTTGAGTATCCGCTGGTCCGCGACTCGCGCGACGAGCCCCTCCGCAGGGCGAGTTGGGACGAGGCCCTGGACCGCGCCACCCGGGGCCTCGGCGCGGCACGCGACGCGTTCGGCCTGTTCTCCTGCGCCCGCGCGACCAACGAGATGAACTACGTGGCGCAGAAGTTCGCCCGCGTGGTCATGGGCACCAACAACGTCGACTCCTGCAACCGGACCTGCCACGCGCCCAGCGTGGCGGGCCTGTCGGCCGCCTTCGGCTCCGGCGGCGGGACCTCCTCGTACGCCGAGGTCGAGCACAGCGACCTCATCGTGATGTGGGGTTCCAACGCCCGTTTCGCGCACCCGATCTTCTTCCATCACGTGCTGAAGGGGATCAGGAACGGCGCCCGGATGTACGCGGTCGACCCGCGCCGCACGTCCACGGCCGAGTGGGCGGAGAGCTGGCTCGGGCTGAACGTCGGCACGGACATCCCGATGGCGCACGCGATCGGCCGCGAGATCATCCGGGCGGGGCTGGCCAACGACGCGTTCATCGAGCGGGCGACCACCGGCTTCGAGGAGTACAAGCAGCTCGTCGAGCCCTGGACGCTGTCCCTCGCCGAGAAGGTGACGGGCGTACCGGCCGCAGCGATAAGGGAGTTGGCGCACGCCTACGCCCGCGCCGAGCGGGCCCAGCTGTGCTGGACGCTCGGCATCACCGAGCACCACAACGGCACGGACAACGTCCGCGCGCTCATCAACCTGTCGCTCCTGACGGGCCATGTGGGGCGGTTCGGCTCGGGGCTGCAGCCCCTGCGCGGGCAGAACAACGTGCAGGGCGGCGGCGACATGGGCGCCATCCCGAACCGGCTGCCCGGCTTCCAGGACATCCTCGACCCGGACACGCGGCTGAAGTTCGAGTCGGCCTGGGACACCGTCATCCAGCCCCACTACGGGATGAACCTGACGGAGATGTTCGAGGCCATGGAGGAGGGCACGCTCAAGGCCGTCTACTGCATCGGGGAGAACCCGGCGCAGTCGGAGGCCGACAGCGAGCAGGCGGTACGCCGTATGCGGGCCCTCGACTTCCTCGTCGTCCAGGACATCTTCCTGACGAAGACGGCCGAGCTCGCGGACGTCGTCCTGCCCGCGACGGCCGGCTGGGCCGAGACCGAGGGCACAACCACCAACAGTGAGCGGCGCGTTCAGCGGGTGCGCCGGGCGGTGGTCCCGCCAGGTGAGGCCCGCGAGGACATCGACATCCTCTGCGACCTCGCCTCCCGAATGGGCCACGAGTGGAAGTACGCGGACTCCGAGGCCGTCTGGAACGAGCTGCGGTCGGTGTCCCCGGACCACTTCGGGATGACGTACGAGCGCCTGGAGGAGCACCAGGGCATCCAGTGGCCGTGCCCGGAGACCGACCGGATCGAACCGACCTATCTGCACGGCCGGTTGTGGGCCTCCGACCCGGCCGAGCGCGGCCGGCTCGCGCCCTTCGGGCTGGTGCAGCACGACCCGCCGGTCGACCTGACGGACGAGGAGTACCCGATCCGGCTGACCACCGGGCGGCGGCTCGACTCGTACAACACCGGGGTGCAGAGCGGCGGTTTCGCCTCGCCGCTGCGGCGCGGTGAGTACGTCGAGCTGTGCCCGGAGGACGCGGAGCGCTACGGCGTGGTGGTCGGCGAGGAGGTCCAGATCTCCTCGCGGCGCGGGGCGGTGGTGGCGCCGGTATGGGTCGACACCGCGCTGCGGCCCGGGCTCGCGTTCATGACCATGCACTTTCCCGACGAGGTGGACACCAACCAGCTGACGATCGAGGCCAACTGCCCGATCGCGGGGACGGCGGAGTTCAAGGCGTCGGCGATCCGGATCGAAAAGCTGCCGGTTGCGATTCAAGTGAGGTGA
- a CDS encoding OFA family MFS transporter yields the protein MSPPVAPPGWSRWLVPPAALSVHLSIGQAYAWSVFKPSLESALDLSGTQSALPFQLGIVMLGLSAAFGGTLVERNGPRWAMTVALICFSSGFLLSALGAATEQYWLIVFGYGFVGGIGLGIGYISPVSTLIKWFPDRPGMATGIAIMGFGGGALIASPWSAQMLESFGSDSSGIAQAFLVHGLTYALFMSLGVFLVRVPRPAKTAADGTPAPLEGVQVSANSAIRTPQFWCLWVVLCMNVTAGIGILEKAAPMITDFFSDTSTPVSVSAAAGFVALLSAANMAGRIGWSSTSDLIGRKNIYRVYLGVGALMYALIAWVGDSSKPLFICCALVILSFYGGGFATIPAYLKDLFGTYQVGAIHGRLLTAWSTAGVLGPLIVNWIADRQEEAGKSGASLYGTSLIIMIGLLVIGFVANELVRPVNARHHIPAQREASDVTERQQSV from the coding sequence ATGAGTCCCCCTGTAGCCCCACCGGGCTGGAGCCGCTGGCTGGTCCCGCCCGCGGCCCTGTCGGTCCACCTCTCCATCGGACAGGCCTACGCCTGGTCCGTGTTCAAGCCGTCCCTGGAGTCCGCGCTCGACCTCAGCGGCACCCAGAGCGCCCTGCCCTTCCAGCTCGGCATCGTGATGCTCGGCCTGTCCGCCGCGTTCGGCGGCACGCTCGTCGAGCGCAACGGGCCGCGCTGGGCGATGACGGTCGCCCTGATCTGCTTCTCGTCGGGCTTCCTGCTCTCCGCGCTCGGCGCCGCCACCGAGCAGTACTGGCTGATCGTCTTCGGCTACGGCTTCGTCGGCGGCATCGGCCTGGGCATCGGCTACATCTCGCCCGTCTCCACGCTGATCAAGTGGTTCCCGGACAGGCCGGGCATGGCCACCGGCATCGCCATCATGGGCTTCGGCGGCGGCGCGCTCATCGCCTCGCCGTGGTCCGCGCAGATGCTGGAGTCCTTCGGCTCCGACAGCTCCGGCATCGCCCAGGCCTTCCTCGTGCACGGACTGACGTACGCCCTCTTCATGTCCCTCGGCGTGTTCCTGGTCCGCGTGCCACGCCCCGCGAAGACCGCGGCCGACGGCACTCCGGCGCCACTCGAAGGCGTACAGGTCTCCGCGAACAGCGCCATACGCACCCCGCAGTTCTGGTGCCTGTGGGTGGTGCTCTGTATGAACGTGACCGCGGGCATCGGCATTCTGGAGAAGGCCGCCCCGATGATCACGGACTTCTTCTCGGACACCTCCACACCCGTCTCGGTGTCGGCGGCGGCCGGGTTCGTCGCGCTGCTCTCGGCGGCGAACATGGCGGGCCGTATCGGCTGGTCGTCGACGTCCGACCTGATCGGGCGCAAGAACATCTACCGCGTCTACCTTGGCGTCGGCGCGCTGATGTACGCCCTCATCGCCTGGGTCGGGGACTCCTCGAAGCCGCTGTTCATCTGCTGCGCCCTGGTGATCCTCTCCTTCTACGGAGGCGGCTTCGCGACCATCCCCGCCTACCTCAAGGACCTCTTCGGGACCTACCAGGTCGGCGCGATCCACGGACGGCTGCTCACCGCCTGGTCGACCGCCGGAGTCCTCGGACCGCTGATCGTCAACTGGATCGCGGACCGGCAGGAAGAAGCCGGCAAATCCGGAGCGTCCCTCTACGGAACGTCACTGATCATCATGATCGGGCTGCTGGTGATCGGCTTCGTCGCCAACGAACTCGTCCGCCCGGTCAACGCCCGCCATCACATCCCCGCCCAGAGGGAGGCCTCCGATGTCACCGAGCGACAGCAGTCCGTCTGA
- a CDS encoding sugar ABC transporter ATP-binding protein, with the protein MAPEPSLLTMSGITKSFPGVRALDGVDLDVQTGEVHCLLGQNGAGKSTLIKVLAGAHQPDDGTITWRGEQVTLRSPIAAMRLGIATIYQELDLVEHLSVAENVYLGHEPTTAGFVVRGKDAKASTGALLKRLGHSEIDPARLVGDLSAAQQQIVSMARALSHDVRLIVMDEPSAALDPDEVDNLFRIVGDLTAEGVAVVYISHRLEEIRRIGDRVTVLKDGRAVAGGLPAKSTPTREVVALMTGRNVEYVFPERPTHQALPDPVLEVQGLARDGEFASLDLTLRPGEIVGLAGLVGSGRSEILETIYGARRPSTGQVLVDGKRLKPGSVRAAVRAGLGLAPEERKAQALLMLESVTRNVSVSSMSRFSYGGWLDRSAERNAAQKATRELSLRPDNPSAPVRTLSGGNQQKAVLARWLLRGCRVLLLDEPTRGVDVGARAELYAVIRRLADEGLAVLMVSSEVPEVLGLADRVLVLREGRVVHTAPAQELDEHRVLDLVMEGSPAS; encoded by the coding sequence ATGGCTCCAGAACCATCCCTGCTCACCATGTCCGGCATCACCAAGTCGTTCCCCGGTGTCCGGGCCCTCGACGGCGTCGACCTCGACGTCCAGACCGGCGAAGTGCACTGCCTGCTCGGCCAGAACGGCGCGGGGAAGTCCACGCTCATCAAGGTCCTGGCAGGCGCCCACCAGCCGGACGACGGCACGATCACCTGGCGCGGCGAACAGGTCACCCTGCGCTCGCCCATCGCCGCCATGCGCCTCGGCATCGCCACCATCTACCAGGAACTCGACCTGGTGGAGCACCTGTCGGTGGCCGAGAACGTCTACCTGGGGCATGAGCCGACGACCGCCGGCTTCGTCGTGCGCGGCAAGGACGCCAAGGCCTCAACCGGCGCTCTCCTCAAGCGACTCGGTCACTCGGAGATCGATCCCGCACGGCTCGTGGGCGACTTGTCGGCCGCCCAGCAGCAGATCGTCTCCATGGCACGGGCGCTCTCCCACGACGTACGCCTCATCGTCATGGACGAACCGTCCGCGGCGCTCGACCCGGACGAGGTCGACAACCTCTTCCGCATCGTCGGCGACCTGACGGCGGAGGGCGTCGCCGTCGTCTACATCTCCCACCGGCTGGAGGAGATCCGCCGCATCGGCGACCGGGTCACGGTCCTGAAGGACGGCCGGGCGGTGGCGGGCGGACTGCCCGCGAAGTCGACGCCGACCCGCGAGGTCGTCGCGCTGATGACCGGGCGGAACGTCGAGTACGTCTTCCCCGAGCGGCCCACGCACCAGGCGCTGCCCGATCCGGTGCTGGAGGTCCAAGGCCTCGCCCGGGACGGGGAGTTCGCCTCGCTCGACCTGACGCTGCGTCCCGGCGAGATCGTCGGCCTCGCGGGACTCGTCGGCTCCGGCCGCTCCGAGATCCTGGAGACCATCTACGGCGCCCGCAGGCCCAGCACCGGGCAAGTCCTCGTCGACGGAAAGCGGTTGAAGCCAGGCAGCGTGCGCGCCGCCGTCCGCGCCGGACTCGGTCTCGCCCCCGAAGAACGCAAGGCGCAGGCCCTGCTGATGCTGGAGTCCGTCACCCGGAACGTCTCCGTGTCCTCCATGTCCCGCTTCTCGTACGGGGGTTGGCTCGACCGGAGCGCCGAGCGGAACGCGGCGCAGAAGGCGACGCGTGAGCTGTCACTGCGCCCCGACAATCCGTCCGCACCCGTGCGCACCCTCTCCGGCGGCAACCAGCAGAAGGCCGTCCTGGCCCGCTGGCTGCTGCGCGGCTGCCGGGTGCTGCTGCTCGACGAACCGACCCGCGGCGTCGACGTCGGCGCCCGCGCCGAGCTGTACGCCGTCATCCGCCGCCTCGCCGACGAAGGCCTGGCCGTGCTCATGGTCTCCAGCGAAGTCCCCGAGGTCCTCGGCCTCGCCGACCGCGTCCTGGTGCTCCGAGAAGGCCGGGTCGTGCACACGGCGCCCGCCCAGGAGCTCGACGAACACCGCGTACTCGACCTCGTCATGGAAGGAAGCCCGGCGTCATGA
- a CDS encoding beta-ketoacyl-ACP synthase III encodes MNGSRIAAVGHYQPARILTNEDLADLVDTSDEWITSRVGIRTRHIAGPDEPVDELAAHAAAKALAAAGLAPDDIDFVLVATSTAVDKSPNMAARVAARLGIPSPAAMDVNVVCAGFTHALATADHAVRAGAATRVLVIGADKMSDVADWTDRTTCVLVGDGAGAAVVEAAEDAGIGPVLWGSVPEMGHAVRIEGTPSRFAQEGQSVYRWATTKLPSLARAACERAGLTPEDLAAVVLHQANLRIIEPLAAKIGAVNAVVARDVTESGNTSAASIPIALSKLVERGEISTGDPVLLFGFGGNLSYAGQVIRCP; translated from the coding sequence ATGAACGGCTCACGCATCGCCGCTGTCGGCCACTACCAGCCCGCCAGGATCCTCACCAACGAGGACCTGGCGGACCTGGTCGACACCAGCGACGAGTGGATCACGAGCCGGGTGGGCATCCGTACGCGGCACATCGCGGGCCCCGACGAACCGGTCGACGAGCTGGCCGCGCACGCGGCGGCCAAGGCCCTGGCGGCCGCCGGCCTCGCCCCCGACGACATCGACTTCGTCCTGGTGGCCACCTCCACCGCCGTCGACAAGTCGCCGAACATGGCCGCCCGGGTCGCCGCCCGCCTCGGCATCCCGTCGCCCGCCGCCATGGACGTCAACGTCGTCTGTGCGGGCTTCACGCACGCCCTGGCCACCGCCGACCACGCCGTCCGCGCGGGTGCCGCGACCCGGGTGCTCGTCATCGGCGCCGACAAGATGTCCGACGTGGCCGACTGGACGGACCGTACGACCTGTGTGCTCGTCGGGGACGGGGCGGGGGCCGCCGTTGTCGAGGCCGCCGAGGATGCCGGCATCGGGCCCGTGCTGTGGGGCTCGGTGCCCGAGATGGGGCACGCGGTCCGCATCGAGGGCACCCCCTCACGGTTCGCGCAGGAGGGCCAGAGTGTCTACCGCTGGGCGACGACCAAGCTCCCGTCCCTCGCGCGCGCGGCCTGCGAGCGCGCCGGTCTGACCCCCGAGGACCTCGCCGCCGTCGTGCTGCACCAGGCCAACCTGCGCATCATCGAGCCCCTCGCCGCGAAGATCGGCGCCGTGAACGCCGTCGTCGCGCGCGATGTCACCGAGTCGGGCAACACCTCCGCCGCCAGCATCCCGATCGCCCTGTCGAAGCTCGTCGAACGCGGCGAGATCTCCACCGGCGACCCTGTGCTGCTCTTCGGCTTCGGCGGGAACCTCTCGTACGCGGGACAGGTCATCCGCTGCCCGTGA
- a CDS encoding GntR family transcriptional regulator: protein MLSTGLPQGSVPKLERPGPLRDRVYEALLELITTRALQPGQHLVESELAGHLGVSRQPVREALQRLNTEGWVDLRPAQGAFVHEPTEAEADQLLTVRTLLEAEAARLAAANTGTAGIAALEELCAQGEEAVGADDVDGAVAMNARFHAKVMELAGNTVLAELAAQVDRRVRWYYTPVARQRGHQSWIEHRDLIAAIAARDEQRATEVMRAHTEHTRRTYHARPRD from the coding sequence ATGTTGTCGACCGGACTGCCGCAGGGGTCGGTGCCCAAGCTCGAACGGCCGGGACCGCTCCGGGACCGTGTCTACGAAGCGCTGCTCGAACTGATCACCACACGTGCCCTGCAGCCCGGCCAGCATCTGGTCGAGAGCGAGCTGGCTGGGCACCTCGGGGTCTCCCGGCAGCCCGTGCGCGAGGCGCTGCAGCGGCTGAACACCGAGGGATGGGTCGATCTGCGGCCAGCCCAGGGCGCCTTCGTGCACGAGCCGACAGAGGCCGAGGCCGACCAACTTCTCACCGTACGCACGCTGTTGGAGGCCGAGGCCGCCCGGCTCGCGGCGGCCAACACGGGCACGGCGGGCATCGCCGCCCTCGAGGAGTTGTGCGCCCAGGGCGAGGAGGCGGTCGGCGCCGACGACGTGGACGGGGCGGTCGCGATGAACGCCCGTTTCCACGCGAAGGTCATGGAGCTCGCGGGCAACACGGTCCTCGCCGAACTGGCCGCCCAGGTCGACCGGCGGGTCCGCTGGTACTACACGCCGGTCGCCCGGCAGCGCGGCCACCAGTCCTGGATCGAGCACCGCGACCTGATCGCCGCGATCGCCGCCCGCGACGAGCAGCGCGCGACCGAGGTCATGCGCGCCCACACGGAGCACACCCGCCGGACTTACCACGCCCGCCCTCGCGACTGA